One segment of Gammaproteobacteria bacterium DNA contains the following:
- a CDS encoding chloride channel protein has product MLDKIRLRLSSEHQGLIELSLLGVITGILAAAIIIAFRLVVEGVQIQFLPDGNPENYEALPRWVLLVLPMLGGLVIGLIFQLLSTDQRSVGVVHTIERLDYHQGRLPLSNFLAQFLGAAISIISGHSVGREGPSIHLGAAGGSLVGQWLRLPNNAGRVLIACGVAAAIAASFNTPIAGVIFAIEVIVLEISTGTLLPVILAAVTATVIAHTVFGTDALLASNLNAGMSIEQIPWVIVTGISIGLLGAAFIRMLLLFTLSARQLPVWLRFSLAGLATGLCAIIAPQIMGIGYDTVSQALSGELLLASLLVIVLMKLFATTLTLGLGLPGGLIGPTIVIGATAGGAVGMLAMDISPQDAGHVGQYALIGIGAMMGAVIQAPLTALMTMFELTHNPQILLPGMLAVAIAQLTAARIFGQKAVFRALLAARGLDYKNDPAAQALRRVGVTSVMEKSVVHLENLIPTTRLKSRISKRTRWILSGSDQDAYIMPASDLAAFLERDGIDDEINLLDVPATRLSARALSAQATLQDAYELLTDSGGEAVYIVSHSGIIGVLTLEDILTVRSPRPKSRKGDRVIK; this is encoded by the coding sequence ATGCTCGATAAAATCAGGTTACGTTTGTCCTCAGAACACCAGGGACTCATCGAGCTATCCCTCCTCGGTGTCATCACAGGAATTCTTGCCGCTGCCATCATTATTGCCTTTCGACTCGTCGTCGAAGGCGTACAAATCCAGTTTCTGCCCGATGGAAACCCAGAGAACTATGAGGCACTTCCCCGCTGGGTGCTGTTGGTGTTACCTATGTTGGGCGGACTTGTAATTGGACTAATTTTTCAGTTACTGAGTACCGACCAACGAAGCGTCGGCGTCGTCCATACAATCGAGCGCCTGGATTACCATCAGGGACGCCTACCGCTATCAAATTTTCTCGCGCAGTTCCTTGGCGCAGCCATTAGCATCATCTCGGGGCACTCGGTTGGCCGCGAGGGACCGAGTATACATCTGGGGGCCGCTGGTGGCAGTCTCGTCGGTCAATGGTTACGTCTCCCCAATAATGCTGGCAGGGTACTCATCGCCTGCGGCGTGGCAGCCGCGATTGCTGCGTCATTCAATACCCCGATTGCAGGGGTCATTTTTGCGATCGAAGTTATTGTACTGGAGATCTCCACCGGCACTTTACTGCCCGTAATACTTGCCGCAGTTACTGCGACAGTAATCGCTCACACTGTATTCGGGACCGATGCGCTGCTGGCAAGCAATCTAAACGCCGGCATGAGCATCGAGCAAATCCCCTGGGTGATTGTCACAGGCATATCCATTGGTCTATTAGGGGCGGCCTTCATCCGGATGTTACTGCTCTTCACTTTAAGTGCCCGCCAACTTCCAGTGTGGTTGCGTTTTTCTCTCGCCGGATTGGCCACCGGGTTGTGCGCCATTATAGCGCCTCAAATTATGGGCATCGGATACGATACGGTCAGCCAGGCGCTTTCAGGTGAGCTACTGCTGGCAAGTTTGCTGGTTATTGTATTGATGAAACTTTTTGCCACCACTCTCACTCTTGGACTCGGGCTTCCAGGAGGACTGATAGGCCCTACAATCGTGATCGGCGCGACGGCCGGCGGAGCGGTGGGCATGTTGGCCATGGATATCTCACCACAAGATGCGGGGCATGTCGGCCAATACGCCTTAATTGGGATAGGCGCAATGATGGGCGCGGTCATTCAAGCACCACTCACCGCGTTGATGACAATGTTCGAGCTCACCCACAATCCTCAGATACTTCTTCCCGGCATGTTGGCAGTTGCAATAGCACAACTAACCGCTGCACGAATCTTTGGACAGAAAGCGGTATTCCGCGCTCTGCTAGCCGCTCGAGGCTTGGATTACAAAAACGACCCAGCGGCCCAAGCGCTACGGCGGGTTGGCGTTACCAGCGTAATGGAAAAATCCGTGGTTCATCTGGAAAATCTCATACCGACTACCAGACTAAAATCTCGTATTTCCAAACGCACACGATGGATCTTGAGTGGAAGCGACCAGGACGCCTACATCATGCCCGCTTCAGACCTGGCGGCTTTTTTAGAGCGTGACGGTATAGACGACGAAATCAACTTGCTTGACGTACCGGCTACTCGCCTCAGTGCGCGTGCCTTGTCTGCTCAGGCGACCTTGCAAGATGCCTATGAGTTACTAACTGACTCGGGAGGTGAAGCCGTCTACATCGTATCCCACTCAGGTATCATTGGCGTCCTAACCCTTGAGGACATTCTCACTGTTCGTAGCCCTCGTCCGAAAAGTCGTAAAGGGGATAGAGTGATAAAATGA
- a CDS encoding DedA family protein, with translation MQSDLWILFGSAFVSSTLLPGGSEALLLYYATRGEQDVLSLWLVATTGNTLGGMTSWGVGRIIQWRFPGKRLQDDKHRRALERVEKWGSPFLLLSWLPIIGDPLCVAAGWLKVNAIKALIFIAIGKAGRYAFLLLLT, from the coding sequence ATGCAATCCGATCTATGGATATTGTTTGGAAGTGCGTTTGTTTCTTCCACGCTCCTGCCAGGGGGGTCTGAGGCGCTGTTACTGTACTATGCGACGAGGGGGGAGCAGGATGTTTTGTCTTTGTGGCTGGTAGCGACTACGGGTAACACCCTGGGAGGAATGACATCGTGGGGCGTCGGGCGGATAATTCAGTGGCGCTTTCCCGGTAAACGGCTGCAGGATGATAAGCATCGACGGGCGCTAGAGCGGGTCGAAAAATGGGGAAGCCCGTTTTTATTGTTGTCTTGGCTACCTATTATAGGCGACCCCCTTTGCGTCGCCGCCGGCTGGCTGAAGGTGAACGCAATCAAGGCATTGATTTTTATTGCTATAGGCAAGGCTGGACGTTACGCATTTTTGCTTTTGTTGACGTAG
- a CDS encoding metallophosphoesterase → MHILRLPENHNGRDIVVGDIHGHFDEFEELLQVTRFDTSRDRLLSVGDYIDRGPHSERALEYLEQPWFYSVKGNHEAMLSAAQNFEPGIYELWMRNGGEWAENVDEDVLDRLAEIYQQLPYVIEVPSRHGKVAIVHADIPEFAKWDDFVFDLEINNQDDKLLQTMLWSRSTYRRLRLTKLYPNCYPPPMVEGVHRIYLGHSIVAEPVEFGSFYFIDTGAYANGQLTAVDINSQEVYSIGVMNYAIGY, encoded by the coding sequence ATGCATATTCTCAGACTTCCTGAAAACCACAATGGCCGAGATATCGTAGTAGGCGACATCCATGGTCACTTCGACGAATTCGAAGAATTACTTCAAGTTACTCGATTTGATACCAGCCGCGACAGACTTCTTAGCGTGGGCGATTATATCGATCGTGGCCCCCACAGTGAGCGCGCGTTGGAGTATCTTGAGCAGCCCTGGTTTTACTCAGTCAAAGGCAATCACGAGGCCATGCTTTCCGCTGCACAGAATTTTGAGCCGGGAATTTATGAGCTTTGGATGCGCAATGGCGGTGAATGGGCAGAGAATGTCGACGAAGACGTGCTCGATCGCTTGGCTGAGATTTATCAACAGCTTCCCTATGTGATTGAGGTTCCATCACGTCACGGCAAAGTTGCTATTGTTCATGCGGATATTCCAGAGTTTGCCAAGTGGGATGATTTTGTCTTTGATCTGGAAATCAATAACCAGGACGACAAACTACTACAAACTATGCTCTGGTCACGGTCGACGTATCGTCGCTTGCGATTGACTAAACTCTATCCAAATTGCTATCCACCCCCAATGGTTGAGGGGGTGCATAGAATTTACCTTGGTCATAGCATCGTTGCAGAACCAGTGGAATTTGGATCTTTCTACTTTATCGATACGGGCGCGTATGCCAATGGTCAGTTAACTGCTGTCGATATCAATTCCCAGGAAGTTTATTCTATCGGTGTGATGAATTACGCCATCGGCTATTGA